A window of Oncorhynchus kisutch isolate 150728-3 linkage group LG10, Okis_V2, whole genome shotgun sequence contains these coding sequences:
- the LOC109892270 gene encoding prostaglandin E2 receptor EP1 subtype, whose protein sequence is MLAMQHYNSSGLAAPHLLPNQTWLAMAWRANITTERPMSPPSNPTAAGLSMTLGILSNIVALVILAKAYARLRRRSKATFLLFASSLVATDFAGHVIPGALVLRLYSAGAATGPLARPATDAPCQFLGGCMVFFGLCPLFLGCAMAAERCLGVTQPLLHASLVTTARTKMALALIWLLALFVALLPFFRLGAYTYQYPGTWCFIRVLGEAQETDVAFVMLFSGLGLASLTVALVCNTISGVTLVLARLRKKCKTCYRRSAKSHDIEMVAQLVGIMITSCICWSPLLIFGLMSVTRSYSGSIGSDQDTYRRLMVMGVRLASWNQILDPWVYILLRRAVLRKIYRITKSRASFKNSTFRHWDISSFQNSEKINTVNRI, encoded by the exons ATGTTGGCCATGCAGCACTACAACTCCTCAGGCCTGGCTgccccccatctcctccccaaCCAGACGTGGTTGGCCATGGCCTGGAGGGCAAACATCACCACAGAGAGGCCCATGTCTCCCCCCAGTAACCCCACTGCAGCTGGCCTCTCCATGACCCTGGGCATCCTGTCCAACATCGTGGCCCTGGTCATCCTGGCCAAAGCTTACGCCCGCCTGCGCCGCCGCTCCAAGGCCACCTTCCTGCTCTTCGCCAGTTCCCTGGTGGCCACAGACTTTGCCGGCCACGTCATCCCCGGTGCCCTGGTGTTGAGGCTGTACTCAGCTGGGGCTGCGACTGGGCCTTTAGCTCGCCCTGCCACCGATGCCCCCTGCCAGTTCCTAGGAGGTtgcatggtgttctttggcttgtgCCCATTGTTCCTGGGCTGTGCCATGGCTGCTGAGCGCTGCCTGGGTGTCACACAGCCCCTGCTCCATGCCTCACTGGTCACCACGGCTCGGACCAAGATGGCACTGGCTCTCATCTGGCTGCTGGCTCTGTTTGTTGCCCTCCTGCCCTTCTTCAGGCTGGGGGCCTACACCTACCAGTACCCCGGGACCTGGTGCTTCATCAGGGTCCTGGGAGAGGCTCAGGAAACGGACGTGGCCTTTGTCATGCTGTTCTCTGGACTGGGCCTGGCCTCTCTGACTGTGGCCCTGGTGTGTAATACCATCAGTGGGGTCACGCTGGTGCTTGCCAGACTGCGTAAGAAGTGTAAGACCTGCTACCGTCGCTCAGCCAAGTCCCACGACATTGAGATGGTGGCCCAGCTGGTCGGCATTATGATCACATCTTGCATCTGCTGGAGCCCCCTGCTG ATCTTTGGCCTGATGTCAGTCACACGGTCCTACAGCGGTTCCATAGGCAGTGACCAGGACACATACAGGAGGTTGATGGTGATGGGCGTCCGGCTGGCCTCCTGGAACCAGATCCTGGACCCCTGGGTCTACATCCTGCTGCGCCGGGCCGTGCTGAGGAAGATCTACCGCATCACAAAGAGCCGGGCCAGCTTCAAGAACAGCACCTTCCGCCATTGGGACATCAGCTCCTTCCAGAACTCTGAGAAAATAAACACTGTCAACAGGATCTGA